The genomic region TCCGCGACCACGGACTCTGTTTTCATGGCCAAATAATTGACCGATCGATCAAATATGAGAGAGGATCATGACCACCGGGGGAGCCACTCGCGCCGTCCACGCGCGGCACCGATTCGCTTTCGCCCTTCTCGGCAGCGTCCAGATCACGCTGATCTTCACGCTCTCGGCCATCGCCGTGCCGCTGCCCCACATCGGACGCGAATTCGGCCTGCACCGCGCCGACCTGATCCTGCTCAGCGCCGCCTACGGACTGACCTTCGCCGGGCTGCTGCTCTTAGGCGGCCGTCTCGCCGACCGTTACGGCGGGCGGCCCACGCTCGCCGCCGGCCTCGCCCTCTTCGCCGTCGCCTCCGCCGTCGCCCCGTCAGCCCCTGGCATCGGGGCACTCATCACGGCCCGCTTCGCACAGGGCGCCGGCGCGGCCCTCGTCGCGCCCGCCGCCATGGCATTGCTGCGCGTCGCCTTCTCCTCACCCGCCGAGTACCGCGCAGCGATGGCCACCTGGGGCGGGCTCTCCGTAGTCGGCGCGACCGCCGGCAATCTGCTCTCCGGCGTCATCCTGTCCGTGCTTTCGTGGCGTTGGACCTTCGCACCACCGCTCGTGGTCGCGGTCACGGCCCTGGTTCTCACACCCCGGTTACTGCCGCCCACCGCTCCGAACCGGGGCAGGACTCTTGACCTTCCGGGTGCGCTGCTCGCCACGGCCGGGATCACCCTCGTCAGTTACGGACTCGTCGTCACCGACATCCAGCCCTGGTCGTCGGCCGGCGTGCTCGTGCCGCTGCTCGGCGGTGCCGCACTGTCCACCGGGTTCCTGTACGCAGGGCGTCACGCCCGTGACCCGCTCCTGCCGACCGCCTTTCTGCTCGATCAGCGGCGAGCCCTCGCCCTCACGGCCATCGCGCTGAGCGCTTGCGCGACCGCGATGACCTTCGTGGTCCTCTCGCTCCACCTCCAGCAGACACGCGACTGGTCACCGCTGCAGACCTCCGCCGCCTTCGCGCCGTTCGCCATCTCGCTGATCGCCTCGGGCCGGACGGCAGGGCCGCTCATCGCCCGGTACGGGGCCAGTGCCGTCACGACCGCCGGGCTCGGCACCGGCGCGGCCGGACTCGCGCTCCTCGCGTCCACCGGGCTGCGGGAACACACCCCGTACGCGTACGGACTGGTGCCGGGCCTGGTCCTTCTGTCGGCCGGCGCCGCGGCCTGCTTCGCGGGAGCCGCCGTGCTCGCCGCCGAAGGCGTACCGCCTCAGCAGACAGGACTCGCGGGCAGTGTGCTCAACAGCGCGATGGAGCTCGGCCCGACCGTCCTGTTCGCCGCGCTGCTCACCCTCGGCAACGACGCCTGGTCCCTCGGGGCGACGGGGGCCGCGCTGGCTCTCGTCGCCCTCCTGAACCACCACACCAAGTAGATCCGCCACCCAAGGAGTCACCCGAAATGAACCGCTTCACCGGCAAGAGCGTGCTCGTCACAGGTGCGGGTTCCGGTCTCGGCCGTGCGATCGCGCTCGCCTTCGCCGCAGAAGGAGCGTCCGTGATCGTCGCGGGTCGCACCGCGGCCTCTCTGGACGAGACGGTGGGCCTCGTCGAGGCGGTCGGCGGCACGGCGGCCGCCGTAACCGCCGACGTCACCGACTCCGGCATGCTCCGGGACCTCGTGCAGGCGACCGTCACCCGCTTCGGTGGTCTCGACATCGCGGTCAACAACGCAGGGATACTCCGCGGCACCGTACCGGCCGGAGACGTCAGCGAGGAGGACTGGGACGCAGTGCTGCGGACCAATGTCACCGGCGTCTGGCTGGCCATGAAGCACGAGATCGCACACATGAAGGAGAACGGCGGAGGGGCCATCGTCAACATCTCCTCCAACCTCGGCGCGCACCTGCGCATGCAGAACGCCGCCGCGTACATCACCTCGAAGGCAGCGGTCTCCGCGCTGACCCGCGCCGCCGCTCTCGACCACATCCATCAGGGCATTCGCATCAACGCGGTCAG from Streptomyces sp. QL37 harbors:
- a CDS encoding SDR family oxidoreductase — protein: MNRFTGKSVLVTGAGSGLGRAIALAFAAEGASVIVAGRTAASLDETVGLVEAVGGTAAAVTADVTDSGMLRDLVQATVTRFGGLDIAVNNAGILRGTVPAGDVSEEDWDAVLRTNVTGVWLAMKHEIAHMKENGGGAIVNISSNLGAHLRMQNAAAYITSKAAVSALTRAAALDHIHQGIRINAVSPGASAAPMSLRPGETEADRAERVKSENPLGRVAEAEEVAAAVLHLASPLAGAMVGADLVIDSGASA
- a CDS encoding MFS transporter, coding for MTTGGATRAVHARHRFAFALLGSVQITLIFTLSAIAVPLPHIGREFGLHRADLILLSAAYGLTFAGLLLLGGRLADRYGGRPTLAAGLALFAVASAVAPSAPGIGALITARFAQGAGAALVAPAAMALLRVAFSSPAEYRAAMATWGGLSVVGATAGNLLSGVILSVLSWRWTFAPPLVVAVTALVLTPRLLPPTAPNRGRTLDLPGALLATAGITLVSYGLVVTDIQPWSSAGVLVPLLGGAALSTGFLYAGRHARDPLLPTAFLLDQRRALALTAIALSACATAMTFVVLSLHLQQTRDWSPLQTSAAFAPFAISLIASGRTAGPLIARYGASAVTTAGLGTGAAGLALLASTGLREHTPYAYGLVPGLVLLSAGAAACFAGAAVLAAEGVPPQQTGLAGSVLNSAMELGPTVLFAALLTLGNDAWSLGATGAALALVALLNHHTK